The following proteins come from a genomic window of Alnus glutinosa chromosome 10, dhAlnGlut1.1, whole genome shotgun sequence:
- the LOC133880065 gene encoding uncharacterized protein LOC133880065: MVKRKDPFWEHAVEMENSRFMCKFCHDCFSGGISRIKSHLSGLSGRDIQLCPKVPEAIQLKAKQALQPIDPPTKRAKNVAASNNFLEGEIVSGSSSSHMPNQCKLDKQFAMFLFSDRICVDAISSLIFKNFLNGVAEHGPGYELPSSFTVKSRVIPDIKKEVEEYMENVMKKSIKTGYTLMCRISFYSNCSFLGGEDAHVTDIFAYTPKGMVCMNPPFYSDFEETMSYIMMFFGHANAVQFIIDNDDCNTEKYGSSIKDFLTKEYPGIYQTPCATHGIRLLLRKIADVPFVHNTLTVAKWIVEYIFRCKVDVSLRRVHKMKSNVASYFFSLISLLEVESELQAVQVPIVTLFSDWEKLGDDRREAFEVAKFINLAIHCKEFWSRGKMVAQVMKPLYQVLDLVHCDGPTFGYLYEMMERVQDAIRQCCRSNQVLYEDIWKILNEVRSDIIHPIHAAAAFLNPIYMCSEKFEENNEMIDGVKNIMQILVGSEEEEAFKSQVQFYRIKDSNLFTDQAMMMLKSSHPRVWWESCGNNLPVLQKYAIQILSQPCSSTLCKRHKLRDNYSADSAFMLNTMMMERYKSLETQMREPIILDKLGVLHDDPKFQDLWNEENELDVDNDRLFINPFFRMAEDPTGSWLDWWPMKRNEL; encoded by the exons atgGTTAAAAGGAAAGATCCATTTTGGGAGCATGCAGTGGAAATGGAAAATAGTCGTTTTATGTGTAAGTTTTGTCACGACTGTTTTTCTGGGGGTATTTCAAGAATTAAATCACATTTGTCTGGGCTTAGTGGCCGTGATATTCAACTTTGTCCAAAAGTACCTGAAGCAATTCAGTTAAAAGCAAAACAAGCATTACAACCGATTGACCCTCCCACTAAGAGAGCTAAAAATGTGGCAGCatcaaataattttcttgagGGTGAAATTGTTTCAGGTTCCTCATCATCACATATGCCAAATCAATGTAAATTGGATAAACAATTTGCTATGTTCCTCTTCTCGGATAGAATTTGTGTTGATGCCATTTCATCCCTCATCTTCAAGAACTTTTTGAATGGTGTTGCTGAACATGGTCCCGGTTATGAACTACCAAGTTCTTTCACTGTCAAATCACGGGTGATTCCAGATATCAAGAAAGAAGTTGAGGAATACATGGAAAATGTCatgaaaaaatcaattaaaacagGTTATACCTTGATGTGCAGGATAAGTTTTTATAGTAACTGTAGCTTCCTCGGTGGCGAAGATGCACATGTAACGGATATCTTTGCATATACACCAAAAGGAATGGTGTGCATGAATCCACCATTCTACAGCGACTTTGAAGAAACCATGTCTTACATTATGATGTTTTTTGGGCATGCAAATGCAGTACAATTTATAATTGATAATGACGATTGCAACACAGAAAAATATGGCAGTTCAATCAAGGATTTCCTTACGAAAGAGTATCCCGGGATTTACCAGACCCCGTGTGCTACTCATGGGATTAGATTACTCTTGCGAAAAATAGCTGATGTTCCTTTTGTGCATAATACACTTACAGTAGCGAAGTGGATAGTTGAATATATTTTCAGGTGTAAAGTCGATGTGTCGTTGAGAAGAGTACACAAAATGAAAAGTAATGTTGCTTCCTATTTTTTCAGCCTTATATCACTCTTAGAAGTTGAAAGTGAATTGCAAGCTGTGCAGGTACCTATTGTAACGTTGTTTAGTGATTGGGAGAAGCTAGGTGATGACAGGCGGGAAGCATTCGAAGTTGCAAAGTTTATTAATTTAGCTATTCATTGCAAAGAATTTTGGAGCCGAGGGAAAATGGTAGCACAAGTTATGAAACCACTATATCAAGTTCTTGATCTGGTTCATTGTGATGGCCCAACATTTGGATACCTATATGAGATGATGGAAAGAGTACAAGATGCAATTAGGCAATGCTGTCGCAGTAATCAAGTCCTTTATGAGGACATatggaaaattttaaatgaagtTCGAAGTGATATTATTCATCCAATACATGCAGCTGCTGCCTTTTTAAATCCCATTTACATGTGTAGTGAGAAATTTGAGGAGAATAACGAAATGATTGATGGTGTAAAAAATATTATGCAAATTTTAGTTGGGTCGGAAGAGGAGGAAGCTTTCAAGAGCCAAGTACAATTTTACCGCATAAAAGACTCAAACTTGTTCACAGATCAAGCCATGATGATGCTAAAATCATCACATCCTC GAGTATGGTGGGAATCTTGTGGAAATAATCTCCCTGTATTACAAAAATATGCCATTCAGATCTTGAGTCAACCTTGTAGTTCTACATTATGCAAGCGACATAAGTTACGAGACAATTACTCAGCCGATAGTGCATTTATGTTGAATACAATGATGATGGAAAGGTATAAATCCCTGGAAACACAAATGAGAGAGCCAATTATTCTTGACAAACTTGGTGTACTTCATGATGATCCTAAATTTCAAGATCTTTggaatgaagaaaatgaattggATGTAGATAATGATAGGTTATTCATTAATCCTTTCTTTCGCATGGCAGAGGATCCCACTGGTTCATGGTTGGATTGGTGGCCCATGAAGCGAAACgaattatga
- the LOC133879118 gene encoding uncharacterized protein LOC133879118 has translation MRLEKTGEGENQNFIAPLPLPSPSLSLSNFSPYRSLVAGFSLGGRPSSGASRSGRQILSSSLSLRHISFSPVLPTPPETVVRRPSSSPSGRSSPALSLSPAYFLSPALPTPLETVVRRPTLPAPPDSVVRRLPPPANPLQLSLSLRRFSSLRHFPLRQIRSPFSSSFSLGVRRPLSFGRSRPSPALSPADLLSGGQRCKHFEIGGDRKGPYNPSLLEWIWKQRKSSMLGRQSKDSLAVILLWGMCRIREF, from the exons atgcGGCTAGAAAAAACTGGAGAGggggaaaatcaaaatttcatcGCACCACTGCCACTGCccagtccctctctctctctctcaaatttctctccGTACAGATCGCTCGTCGCCGGCTTCTCTCTCGGCGGTCGCCCGTCGTCCGGCGCTTCCCGCTCCGGCAGGCAGATCCTCTCcagctctctgtctctccggcATATTTCCTTCTCTCCGGTGCTTCCCACTCCGCCAGAGACGGTCGTCCGTCGTCCGTCGTCTTCCCCCTCCGGCAGatcctctccagctctctctctctctccggcgtaTTTCCTCTCTCCGGCGCTTCCCACTCCGCTAGAGACAGTCGTCCGTCGTCCGACGCTTCCCGCTCCTCCAGATTCGGTCGTCCGTCGTCTTCCCCCTCCGGCAAatcctctccagctctctctctctctccggcggtTTTCCTCTCTCCGGCACTTCCCCCTTCGCCAGATTCGGTCGCCCTTCTCTTCGTCCTTCTCTCTCGGCGTCCGGCGTCCTCTGTCGTTCGGCAGATCTCGTCCCAGTCCAGCTCTGTCTCCGGCAGATCTTCTCTCCGGCGggcag AGGTGCAAGCATTTTGAAATTGGTGGAGATAGGAAGGGTCCTTACAACCCAAGCTTGCTGGAGTGGATTTGGAAGCAGAGAAAAAGTAGCATGTTGGGAAGACAGTCAAAAGATAGCCTCGCAGTGATCTTGTTGTGGGGCATGTGCAGAATCcgtgaattttga